A window of the Garra rufa chromosome 10, GarRuf1.0, whole genome shotgun sequence genome harbors these coding sequences:
- the tmx3a gene encoding protein disulfide-isomerase tmx3a, with product MRNVTLILTALLSVIAVVSGYVEELDDKFKEYLENELWLVKFYAPWCAYCHTFEPIWHEVGAELKSMGSPVNVGKIDTTVHTSIASEFNIRGYPTIKLFKGDLSFDYKGPRTKDAIIEFTNRVSGPVVRPLSSVQLFQHVMSRHDLIFVYIGGESLLKKEYYKAATEYIVHTYFFTASEEVLPKAVTLQDVPAVAVFKDGTYYLYNEFVDGDLSSWINRERFQSYFQIDSFSLYQMGELSKLVALAVVDEKNPSEESIRYKTLMERLSTEYRDHYKSDYQFGYMDGNEYINGLIMGEVEMPSIIVLNMTIDGYCLPESKIETIEDLLHFLNSVLDGSAKLLGGNGFVQQTKRHFYKAKSTVVSMFQAAPFFSCLVFSLPVGIVALVIWGTCTAVPADDGKPVEGATASPVLDAHGKKAIELQPETTEKTSEAKKED from the exons ATGAGAAACGTAACGTTAATACTTACAG CGCTACTGTCGGTCATTGCTGTGGTGTCAGGATACGTGGAGGAACTCGATGACAA GTTTAAGGAATACCTTGAGAATGAACTCTGGCTGGTGAAG ttttatGCTCCATGGTGCGCATACTGTCACACATTTGAGCCAATATGGCATGAAGTCGGCGCAGAGCTGAAGAGTATGGGCTCTCCTGTTAATGTTGGCAAGATTGATACCACAGTGCACACAA GTATTGCTTCAGAGTTTAATATTCGTGGTTATCCAACCATAAAACT GTTTAAAGGAGATCTGTCTTTTGACTACAAAGGGCCCAGAACAAAGGATGCTATTATTGAATTCACCAACAGGGTTTCAGG acCTGTGGTAAGACCACTCTCCAGTGTTCAGTTGTTCCAGCATGTTATGAGTCGTCATGATCTTATCTTCGTTTACATTGGAGGGGAGTCGCTCCTTAAG aaGGAATACTACAAAGCTGCAACTGAGTATATTGTCCACACATATTTTTTCACTGCATCCGAGGAAGTCCTTCCAAAG GCGGTCACTCTGCAGGATGTTCCCGCTGTTGCTGTGTTCAAAGATGGAACGTACTACCTTTACAATG AATTTGTTGATGGTGATTTGTCCTCCTGGATAAATCGAGAACGTTTTCAATCTTACTTCCAAATTGACAGCTTCAGTCTGTACCAGATGGGAGAACTAA GTAAACTTGTGGCTTTGGCAGTTGTAGATGAGAAGAATCCATCTGAAGAAAGCATTCG TTACAAAACTCTGATGGAAAGGCTGTCAACTGAATACAGAGATCATTACAAAAG TGATTACCAGTTTGGTTATATGGATGGTAATGAATATATCAATGGTTTAATTATGGG AGAAGTTGAGATGCCCTCCATCATTGTGTTAAATATGACCATTGATGGATACTGTCTACCAGAAAGTAAAATTGAGACCATTGAGGATTTACTTCACTTCCTAAACAGTGTTCTGGATGGTAGCGCAAAG CTACTCGGAGGAAATGGATTTGTGCAGCAGACTAAGAGACATTTCTATAAAGCGAAGTCTACTGTGGTG TCAATGTTCCAGGCAGCTCCATTCTTCTCCTGTCTTGTGTTTTCACTACCAGTGGGTATAGTTGCACTGGTTATCTGGGGTACATGTACGGCTGTACCAGCGGATGATGGGAAGCCTGTGGAAGGAGCTACAGCAAGTCCTGTTTTGGATGCACATGGGAAGAAGGCAATAGAATTGCAGCCTGAGACCACAGAAAAAACCTCTGAAGCAAAGAAAGAAGATTAA
- the dsela gene encoding dermatan-sulfate epimerase-like protein, with protein MENMQRSAVLLCVLAVGLAFCGISSASDRYVSLKEHQTDNTTLSAHLHPKLYFDQTQLRLLKQRATATHRHIFKAIRNAVSVMLSNAAVYQPPVSHEDFGKKWNEIYGNNLPPLALYCLLQPEDATASQFLIEYMDRMVEYPDWTVSSAPNDEVPIAHSLTGFATAYDFIYTFLDTRRRLQYLRKIRSVTEELFELSKHRGWGKQFLQNHQTTNILAILIGALVAGEHNDPETMIWKQISVNYMEKTMFLLSHIVDGSLDEGVAYGSYTAKSITQYVYLALRHFQIDNTQNNWLRAHFMFYFATLLPGFQRTVGIADSNYNWFYGPESQLVFLDAYVLRNGSGNWLAEQIRKHRPKDGPMMQSSAQRWATLHTEYIWYDSDLTPQPPPEFNKASMHVFSNWGVVTYGAGLPRAQGNTFVSFKSGKLGGRAVYDIVHAQPYSWVEGWTNFNPGHEHPDQNSFTFAPNGQVFVSEALYGPKYSYLNNVLVFGPSPTSQCNQPWEGQLGECSKWLRWGEKEVGDTAGEVIAASSHQDMLFVSGESVSAYSSAMKLKSVYRALVLLNSQTLLVLDHIEKHERSPLTSLSAFFHNLDIDFRYVPHRSFGKYNGALMDVWDAHYKMFWLDAQGSSPVARIQEAEQAAEFKKRWTQYINVTFPMENPVTRVACLMHGPYIKVSEFRFVDNSKNGVKISVTLNDTETVVSVATNYLDIEARHGYLGFAGFAKTEDSRRTVQFGRGIQTLPSQVTKDLAFDFGLVVNISAVLTLCFALAFVVKKRKCHVSFSMLIHCTLVCVLFLWVTELLSVFYGCEQLLCNAKSKDSSINDETDTSAHDLLPIVAITSMPGSGAEILQHLFDNSSDFVYLRIPSNFLRFPVSPFVSLVDACEWSKADAQKGRFRVIQGWFHSVVHNVKLHLQNIQLHQSNDETENKVKNKGQRKRRMLLSDNPKTKGSHIDIRYIQELRQHLVKYPNARPVLNLGAGGWFLKLPYLHEVIGRSLRSVNVVRDPRAWIYLMLYSSKPSLYLRKNIKRHISNIFKQKVDGVDQGCARVDSQFLPLKKILSQPDPNPVQLLAQLWLAHNSAGLKVSASLPPHTYLLVKFEDVVCFPEETARMIHNFIGIPVAPAALNQLTFATSTNLYNLIYEGDISPAKINMWKENMAVDEIKLIEDTCWPVMERLGYKRHTVSHSFL; from the coding sequence ATGGAGAACATGCAGAGGTCTGCGGTTCTGCTCTGTGTCTTGGCTGTGGGACTTGCTTTCTGTGGAATTTCGTCTGCCTCAGACAGATATGTGTCTTTGAAAGAACACCAAACAGACAATACCACCTTGTCAGCACACCTTCACCCCAAGCTATACTTTGACCAGACACAATTGCGTTTGTTGAAACAGAGGGCCACCGCCACGCATAGACACATATTTAAAGCTATTCGAAATGCCGTTTCTGTTATGTTATCCAATGCAGCTGTTTACCAGCCTCCGGTGAGCCATGAGGATTTCGGAAAGAAATGGAATGAGATTTACGGTAACAATTTGCCCCCTCTTGCACTATACTGTCTGCTTCAACCTGAGGATGCTACCGCCTCTCAGTTTTTGATAGAGTACATGGACCGAATGGTGGAGTATCCAGATTGGACGGTGTCCAGTGCGCCAAATGATGAGGTACCGATCGCCCACTCCCTCACTGGGTTTGCCACAGCGTATGATTTCATTTACACCTTTCTTGACACCCGGAGAAGACTGCAATATCTCAGGAAAATACGATCTGTTACCGAGGAGCTTTTTGAGCTTTCCAAGCACAGAGGCTGGGGAAAGCAGTTTCTACAGAACCACCAGACAACAAATATACTAGCCATTCTCATTGGTGCTCTTGTGGCAGGGGAACATAATGACCCAGAGACCATGATATGGAAGCAAATATCAGTGAACTACATGGAAAAGACCATGTTCCTTCTCAGCCACATTGTCGATGGCTCTCTCGATGAGGGTGTTGCGTACGGTAGCTACACAGCAAAATCCATCACCCAGTATGTTTACTTAGCATTGCGTCATTTTCAGATAGACAACACACAAAACAACTGGCTCAGAGCTCACTTCATGTTTTACTTCGCTACACTGCTTCCTGGATTTCAAAGAACTGTTGGCATTGCAGACTCCAATTATAACTGGTTCTATGGGCCAGAGAGTCAGCTTGTATTTCTGGATGCATACGTGCTCCGAAATGGCTCGGGAAACTGGCTAGCAGAGCAGATTCGAAAGCATCGTCCTAAGGACGGACCTATGATGCAATCATCAGCCCAACGCTGGGCTACTTTACATACAGAGTACATATGGTATGACTCTGACTTAACTCCACAGCCTCCACCTGAATTTAACAAAGCAAGCATGCACGTTTTTTCCAACTGGGGTGTGGTGACTTATGGAGCAGGGTTACCTCGAGCTCAGGGTAATACCTTTGTGTCATTTAAATCTGGAAAATTAGGAGGCAGAGCAGTGTATGATATTGTCCATGCACAACCTTACTCTTGGGTTGAAGGCTGGACGAACTTTAACCCCGGGCATGAGCACCCTGATCAAAACTCCTTCACCTTTGCACCAAATGGACAGGTGTTTGTCTCCGAGGCCTTGTATGGTCCCAAATACAGCTATCTTAATAATGTGCTGGTATTTGGCCCCTCACCCACAAGCCAGTGTAATCAGCCATGGGAAGGACAGTTGGGGGAATGTTCAAAGTGGCTACGATGGGGAGAAAAAGAAGTTGGAGATACTGCCGGGGAGGTCATCGCAGCTTCATCACACCAGGACATGTTGTTTGTGAGTGGAGAGTCTGTGTCAGCCTATTCATCCGCCATGAAGCTAAAGAGTGTGTATCGGGCGCTTGTGCTTCTCAACTCTCAAACATTACTCGTGCTGGACCACATTGAGAAACATGAGCGCTCTCCTCTCACTTCTCTCAGTGCATTTTTTCACAACCTTGACATTGATTTCAGGTATGTTCCTCATAGATCATTTGGAAAATACAATGGGGCTCTGATGGATGTGTGGGATGCACATTACAAAATGTTTTGGCTGGACGCTCAAGGATCCAGCCCCGTTGCCAGGATACAAGAGGCAGAACAGGCAGCCGAATTCAAAAAAAGATGGACGCAGTACATAAACGTGACCTTTCCCATGGAGAACCCTGTCACTAGAGTGGCTTGTTTGATGCATGGCCCTTACATCAAGGTCTCAGAATTTAGATTTGTAGACAACAGCAAAAATggagtaaaaatatcagtgactCTTAATGACACAGAGACTGTTGTGTCAGTTGCAACAAACTACTTAGACATTGAGGCCAGACATGGCTACTTGGGCTTCGCAGGCTTTGCTAAAACAGAAGACAGCAGAAGAACAGTTCAGTTTGGCAGGGGAATTCAAACcttgccaagtcaagtcacaaaaGATCTTGCGTTCGACTTTGGATTGGTGGTAAACATCTCTGCGGTATTGACTTTATGTTTTGCTTTAGCTTTTGTAGTGAAAAAAAGGAAGTGTCACGTGTCGTTCAGTATGCTAATTCATTGCACTCTGGTCTGTGTGCTGTTTTTGTGGGTGACTGAACTTCTGTCTGTTTTCTATGGCTGCGAACAGCTCTTGTGCAATGCTAAATCAAAAGACAGCAGCATAAATGATGAAACAGACACTAGCGCCCATGATCTCCTTCCCATCGTCGCCATTACATCCATGCCTGGCTCGGGTGCAGAGATCCTCCAGCACCTTTTCGATAACAGCTCTGACTTTGTATACCTCCGGATTCCTTCGAACTTCCTACGGTTCCCCGTATCTCCTTTCGTCTCCCTGGTGGACGCTTGTGAGTGGTCCAAAGCAGATGCGCAAAAAGGACGATTCCGAGTCATTCAGGGATGGTTCCATTCTGTAGTTCACAATGTGAAACTGCACCTGCAAAATATTCAATTGCACCAGAGCAATGACGAaacagaaaataaagtcaaaaataaagGACAACGAAAAAGAAGAATGCTGCTGTCAGACAACCCAAAGACTAAAGGTTCTCATATAGACATCAGATACATCCAAGAACTCAGGCAGCACCTGGTGAAGTACCCAAACGCCCGGCCAGTGTTGAACTTGGGCGCTGGAGGTTGGTTCTTAAAGCTGCCTTATCTTCACGAGGTCATAGGTCGCTCACTTCGCTCAGTTAATGTGGTAAGAGACCCTCGTGCATGGATTTATCTAATGCTCTACAGCAGCAAGCCAAGCTTGTACTTACGTAAGAATATTAAAAGACACATCTCCAACATTTTTAAGCAGAAAGTTGATGGTGTAGATCAAGGCTGTGCTAGAGTGGATTCACAGTTCCTTCCATTGAAGAAGATCCTCTCCCAGCCAGATCCCAACCCTGTACAGCTGCTAGCTCAGCTATGGCTGGCTCACAATTCAGCAGGGCTCAAAGTGAGCGCAAGCCTCCCCCCACACACTTATCTTCTAGTCAAATTTGAAGACGTTGTATGTTTCCCTGAAGAGACAGCGAGAATGATACATAACTTTATTGGAATACCAGTCGCACCAGCTGCGTTGAACCAGCTGACATTTGCCACATCTACAAATCTGTATAATCTGATATATGAAGGAGATATATCACCTGCCAAAATCAACATGTGGAAGGAGAATATGGCTGTAGATGAGATTAAACTCATTGAGGACACATGCTGGCCTGTGATGGAGAGGCTGGGTTATAAAAGACACACAGTCAGTCATTCTTTTTTGTAA